ATCAATAAGTAAAGAGATAGAAGAGGGAGAAAAAATACAAGAAGAAATGCGATACCTTGCCTATCATGATTACTTAACGGGTTTGCCCAACCGTCTGCTACTTACTGATCGTCTTAAACAGGCAATACATATAAGTAAACGTACTGAAAGAATCATTGGAGTTATTTTTTTAGACTTGGATGCTTTTAAAATAGTAAATGATAGCATAGGGCACGATCAGGGGGATGAGTTATTAAAGGAGGTTGCCCAAAGATTAACAGATACTCTCCGTAAAGCTGATACTGTTTGTCGGATGGGTGGAGATGAATTTCTGATCATTATACAAAACCTTACAAATGTCAATGACCTTGAAAGAATTGTGAAGAAAATTATGCATATCTTTAGCTACCCTTTTAAATTAAAAGAACAGAATTTCTATGTTACAGCCAGTGCGGGGGTTGCTATTTTTCCTGAAGATGGAGAAGATGTAGAAATGTTAATTAAAAACGCTGATATTGCCATGTATAAGGCAAAAGAAAAGGGTAAGAATCAGTATGTCTTTTGCTCTCCTGTAATGAAAAATCAAGTGGCAGAAACAATGAAGTTAACCAACTGTTTATATCGTGCCCATGAGCGTAATGAACTAATTCTTCATTATCAACCTCAAATCAGTCATAATACAGGAAAAATAATTGGTGTAGAAGCACTAATAAGGTGGAATCATCCAGAATTAGGATTGGTTTCTCCTGGGAAATTTATCCCGATTGCAGAGCAAACGGGCTTAATTAATCCCATTGGAGAATGGGTATTAAGGACGGCTTGTCATCAGAATAAAGCTTGGCAAGATGCTGGATTTCCCCACATTCGTATGGGGGTAAATCTTTCTGTGTATCAATTTCAGGACTCTAATATAGTTACTCAGGTTGAAAGTGTTCTGAAGGAAACAGGGTTAAGCCCTAAATATTTGGAACTTGAAATTACAGAGAGCATTGTCATGAAGGAAACCAGTTATATTGTTGAAGTTTTAAACGACCTTAAAAAGCTTGGTGTTATAATTTCTCTTGATGATTTTGGTACGGAGTATTCTTCCTTGAATTATCTTAAACAATTGCCAATCGATAGAATCAAAATAGCTATACAATTTATACATGGGATTGCAGTAAGTAATAAGGATGAAGCAATCACTAAAGCCATTATTATCCTTGCAAAAAATCTTGGGATGAATGTTATTGCAGAGGGAGTAGAAACAAAACAGCAGCTTACATTCTTGAGTCAGAGAATGTGCGATGAAGTTCAAGGATTTTATTATCACAAACCTATGCCTGCATCAGAAGTTGAAGCACTGTTAAGACGTGACAATACTAATAAACTTCAGGAGGTTAAGGGGCTTTCTTAAAAAATAGATCTAGTTGTTAACCGATAGCTCCTAACCTATTGATACAATATCCTTTAGTCCCTTTAGATAGTCATTTGCCCCTGTAAGTTTCAGTTCTGGGGATACATTAGGATTTATTCCTATAATAGAACTCCCTAGGAGTTCACATTTTAGTTGGCATTAAACTTAAATATAAATGGCATTTTCAAACAAAATACTATTATTGTCCTCATTTACCACCACTTTCTAAAAGTAGGTGGCAATTTTTTTGCACTCTGTGAAAGTGACTGACAGCAAATCAAAGATTTTGGTCATCTACAAAGTCATTAAGGATATGGATTTTAATATAAGTATAGACAAAAACAATGCTTTGGAAAAAAATCATTAAGTTTATTGATTGGAAAAATTAAAAATATTCATATAAAATTATTAATGAAATAATATATTTGAAAATTAGAGGAGGATGAAGATGAAGAAATTTATTGCTATGCTACTTACTATCGTATTTATCATTGCTTTGTTTGGTTGTAGTACAAAACCCAATGAAGAAGTTATAAATCAGATAGAAGATACAGAAGAAGAAATTCGAATTTTGAGAATCGATGAACAAAACCTAGGATATCCGTCAGTATATACAGTTTCGCCAAGAGGAAGAGGTTATCTTTTGATGAGTTTTATTTTTGACACCTTAACCTGGAAGGATGAAGATGGGGTAGTATCAATGCTTGCAAAAGATTGGAGGGTATCAGATGATTATAAGGTATGGACTTTTAATCTAGTAGATAATGCAAAATTTACAGATGGCAAAGCTTTAACGGCAGAAGATGTAGCATTTTCTTTTGAGTATATGATGAGGCATCCACACCAGTGGGTAAACCTTAACATGATAGAGGAAGTTCGAGTTATAAGTGACTATACAGTAGAAATAGAGTTGAAAGAAATTTATGCCCCATTTATAACAGATGTTGCTGGCAATGTACCTATTATGCCTAAACATATATGGGAAACTATAGATGATCCCCAAAAATTTAATACAGACAAAGCTGTAATTGGTTCTGGTCCCTTTAAACTATCCCATTATGATAAAGATGTGGGAAACTACATATTTGTAGCAAATGAAGATTATTTTTTAGGCAAGCCTGTTATTGACCAATTAATTATGAGGGAAAACAATCAATCGGCTTTAGCATTAAAAAATGGTGAATTAGACGCTGCACAAAGAATAAGCTATGGAGAAGCTATGGGATTAAAGGAAGAAGGGGATTTTCAAGTAATAGAGGGTCCTGGTCTATGGGTGTTTAGAATGTATTTCAATTTTGACATACCAGAATTTAACGATAGTCAAGTCAGACAGGCAATTTATTATGCAATAAACAGGAGAGAGTTAGTAGAAAAGGCTACAAGGAATTCAGGTATAGTCGGCAACCCTGGTCATATTCATCCAGACTCTGAGTGGTATTATGATGAAGTAAAAAATTATAATTATGATATACAAAAGGCAAAGGAGTTATTGGCACAATCAGGGATGGTAAAGGATAACACTCCTTTACAGTATGAAATGTTAGTAACCGATGATAGAGTTGATGAAGCAGAAATGATAAAGAAATATTTATCCGATATAGGTATAGAAATAAATGTTAAAGCTATGGATCAAAGAAGTGTAGACACTCTTATTGCTGAGGGTAAATTTCAATTGGCTCTAAATGGGCATGGCTCCTTTGGCGGTGACCCTGTCCTGCTGGCAAGGTTTGTTAGTAGGGATGCAAACATAGGATCTACACCTCAAATAACCTCTCAGGGAGGAAAAACCTGGAGTAATATTGAATTTGACCAATTGTTCCAGCAACAATTAAGAGAGGTAGATCAAAACACAAGATATAAAACTGTAGCAAAACTACAAGAAATTATTGCAGAGGAGCTACCTACCCTAACCCTATATTACCGTAAAATTACATTTGCCTATGATCCCGAAAAACTGAATGGTTGGTTCTATACTAAGGATGGGGTTGCCATTGCAGTACCAACCACACAAAATAAGCTTGTATACATAAATGGAACATGGGGAACAAAATAATATCTGCAAATGAGTTGATGTAATGAAAAGAAATAAAATGGGCTATATATTGAGAC
This window of the Natronincola ferrireducens genome carries:
- a CDS encoding ABC transporter substrate-binding protein translates to MKKFIAMLLTIVFIIALFGCSTKPNEEVINQIEDTEEEIRILRIDEQNLGYPSVYTVSPRGRGYLLMSFIFDTLTWKDEDGVVSMLAKDWRVSDDYKVWTFNLVDNAKFTDGKALTAEDVAFSFEYMMRHPHQWVNLNMIEEVRVISDYTVEIELKEIYAPFITDVAGNVPIMPKHIWETIDDPQKFNTDKAVIGSGPFKLSHYDKDVGNYIFVANEDYFLGKPVIDQLIMRENNQSALALKNGELDAAQRISYGEAMGLKEEGDFQVIEGPGLWVFRMYFNFDIPEFNDSQVRQAIYYAINRRELVEKATRNSGIVGNPGHIHPDSEWYYDEVKNYNYDIQKAKELLAQSGMVKDNTPLQYEMLVTDDRVDEAEMIKKYLSDIGIEINVKAMDQRSVDTLIAEGKFQLALNGHGSFGGDPVLLARFVSRDANIGSTPQITSQGGKTWSNIEFDQLFQQQLREVDQNTRYKTVAKLQEIIAEELPTLTLYYRKITFAYDPEKLNGWFYTKDGVAIAVPTTQNKLVYINGTWGTK
- a CDS encoding bifunctional diguanylate cyclase/phosphodiesterase, which gives rise to MKKQHGFKSLRNRTIVTLTLLFFGLIVLIFIILNTILSSSINKLDNGYAQEHMERFKKAIEYDLTLLSKTAVDWANTYKFVEDENEEYSTDHLYENTFLNQKLNLMIFIDQWGEYIFAKGMDLSNEVFTSLPEGLKEHLDQNNVLGNTDWDYKLEGLLMLSEGPMLIATQPILSSGGEGPVLGNLVIGRFLDDRVVNDLASRLDLDIDVENINDINQNESQYFKLINSDLPIKFQQLSRDRIAAYSILEDIYKQPVLGLRIEIPRSTSMIGRNGMKYVLISLIAVGFVFTIILLIFLDKNILSRLLSISKEIEEGEKIQEEMRYLAYHDYLTGLPNRLLLTDRLKQAIHISKRTERIIGVIFLDLDAFKIVNDSIGHDQGDELLKEVAQRLTDTLRKADTVCRMGGDEFLIIIQNLTNVNDLERIVKKIMHIFSYPFKLKEQNFYVTASAGVAIFPEDGEDVEMLIKNADIAMYKAKEKGKNQYVFCSPVMKNQVAETMKLTNCLYRAHERNELILHYQPQISHNTGKIIGVEALIRWNHPELGLVSPGKFIPIAEQTGLINPIGEWVLRTACHQNKAWQDAGFPHIRMGVNLSVYQFQDSNIVTQVESVLKETGLSPKYLELEITESIVMKETSYIVEVLNDLKKLGVIISLDDFGTEYSSLNYLKQLPIDRIKIAIQFIHGIAVSNKDEAITKAIIILAKNLGMNVIAEGVETKQQLTFLSQRMCDEVQGFYYHKPMPASEVEALLRRDNTNKLQEVKGLS